The sequence AAAGTGTGTATCAAAATGGACCAATTGAAAGCATAAGCATAGTGGATGGTGAGATGGAAGACAAGTTGGGCCCTTGCCTGGGAACCACGGTGAGGAACGGAACGGGGGAAGGGTAACGCAGACGAGAGAAGAGAGAAGCCGGAATCGCCATCCAAGGGCTCAAAGAGGCTTCCCTTGGAGTGCAAGTAGTTCTCATCTACAGTAGGATCTAGCTCTACAGCTGCACATATAtttgccttttcttttcttttcttttgagttTGCCGGTTTCGTCGATTCCGAGGTGCGGTGTGGTCGAGAGGGAGGTCCGTACACGCCGTGATCGGGAGGGAGAATCTTTAGAGGCGGAAAGGAAGAGAAAATCTCCATCACGTGCGGTGGTATGGTGCTCCTGGTCTCCTGGATGTCTCCACGTTTTCTTGTTGCCATCCGGCCGGCCGGCCACGTGACACAAGCCTCGCTCCGCGCCGGCCGGGCTTTGTTTGATTTACCATGCCATGTTGCCATGCATATCTCTTCTCATCGggtaacatacatatgcatttgGATGCATGTTTTCTCCGTCGGAGAAATTTGAAATACCAATTTGAAGAAGCTGAGGCAGAAATTTCGAAAAGTTTGAATGAGACAGGCGGAGCGTGGCTGGGTGTCACGAGACGAAAGCTACGGGCGACGCAGGGCCCACGCCACGTCGACCACCGGTCCACCCCGCGTCGCCAATAAATGCAGCGCCCAACCTACCAAACCAAACAGCCCAAGACCAAATCTCTCCTCCCTCCCCTGCCAATCAGCTCCGTCCGCCCGTCCGTACATCCGCCCACCCATCCCCATGGGCGCCGCCGAGGAGCAgcacccgccggcgccggcgccggcggctgtTGAGGAGTCGAAGCGGACGCTGGTGTTCACGTACGGCACGCTGAAGCGGGGCTTCTCCAACCACGGGCTGCTGCAGGACCTGGCGCGGGCGGGGGACGCGGCCTTcgtggccgccgccgccacggcggACCCGCTCCCGCTCGTCTGCGGGCCCTACCGCGTCCCCTTCCTCCTCAACCTCCCCGGCGAGCACGGCTGCCAGCGCGTCCGCGGGGAGCTCTACTCCGTCACCGCCAGGGGCCTCGCCCGGCTCGACGAGCTCGAGGGCGTGTCCCGCGCGCACTACGAGCGCCTCCCCGTCTCCGTCGTCGTCGATGGCGAGGAGGGGACAGTGGAAGAGGTGGTGGCGTACTACGCGCACCGCGGGTACGCGGCGGAGATGTGGGCGCGGAGCGGGCGCAGGGGCCACGCCGAGTACTCCCCGGCCGTGGCCGCCGGGTACGTCCGCCGCGTGGACCGGCCCCAGCACCTCACCTTCCTCGACCAGATCCGCGTCTTCGTCTCCTCCCAGTCCTGACGCGAGATTGGATGATCTTGGCTCTCGAtttcgccgcaccgccgccgccgacgaggaccGTACGGTCGAGTTGTTCCTCCGTTTCAGATTTGGTCTGGTGTGGTGTCGTTTGTCACTTTGCTTCTGCGCTTATCTGTCTCCTTGTCTGGAACTGAAAGATGCGTGCCGTGCCAGATTGATAGATGGATACACTTATCAGTGTCACAATAATAATTGTTGCTATGTGCATCCATctttctactacctccgtccgggtttattgatCCCCATTGTATTTTAAGCCAAATT comes from Triticum aestivum cultivar Chinese Spring chromosome 5B, IWGSC CS RefSeq v2.1, whole genome shotgun sequence and encodes:
- the LOC123115355 gene encoding putative gamma-glutamylcyclotransferase At3g02910, encoding MRQAERGWVSRDESYGRRRAHATSTTGPPRVANKCSAQPTKPNSPRPNLSSLPCQSAPSARPYIRPPIPMGAAEEQHPPAPAPAAVEESKRTLVFTYGTLKRGFSNHGLLQDLARAGDAAFVAAAATADPLPLVCGPYRVPFLLNLPGEHGCQRVRGELYSVTARGLARLDELEGVSRAHYERLPVSVVVDGEEGTVEEVVAYYAHRGYAAEMWARSGRRGHAEYSPAVAAGYVRRVDRPQHLTFLDQIRVFVSSQS